DNA sequence from the Geobacter sp. AOG2 genome:
AGCGCACCCACGACGCCGGCCGCTCGGCGGAGGAGTATATCCGCGAGATCCTGGGGCTGCCGGAGCATATGGCGGTGGAGTGCATCGTCGGCATCGGACATCCGGCGGAGGAGAAAAAACCGGTCCCGGCCGGGGCGCTGCACTACGACAAGGTGAAGCGCAACCGGTATTAAGCAGTGTCACGTGCGGTTAGTTCGCACTCGTCATTCCGGCTCTTTTGACCGCTGCCGTCGTTACGGCTCCTTGATGTAGGCCGTGCTACACCTGCGTCGCCGCGCCTTGGCACCGGCCAAAATAGCGCGGAATTACTTCCCGCAGCTAACCGCACGGGACACTGGAAGGTGGAACCCATGAAGAGTCATCGCAAGGAGTTGTGGTTCGAGACGCACAAGCGCCGTGAGTTGCGGAATATTACCGGCGATGTTGCGGAGTGCCTCCGGGCGAGCGGCATCCGCGAGGGGCTTGTGCTCTGCAACGCCATGCACATCACCGCCAGCGTGTTCATCAACGACGACGAGTCCGGTCTGCACCAGGATTTCGAGGAGTGGCTGGAGGGGCTGGCGCCGGAAAAGCCGTACTCCCGCTATCGTCACAACGGTTACGAGGACAACGCCGACGCCCACCTCAAACGGACCATCATGGGGCGGGAGGTGGTGGTTGCTGTTACGGACGGGAAACTTGATTTGGGGCCGTGGGAACAGATCTTTTACGGCGAGTTCGACGGCATGCGGAAAAAACGGGTGCTGGTGAAGATCATCGGGGAGTAAGCGTAACCCCACCGTGAGAAGACCGTAACATCCACCGTAATAAAAACCGTAACATCCTCAGGAGGGGAATATGCCCCTGGCCAACGAGCTGAAGCACTACCGCTGCTACGAAATCTTCTCCCAATCCACCGGCGTGGAGATCCGCGAGGCATCCAAGGTCCACGAAGAGAACGGCCAGGTCGCGGAGCGCGCCGGCCGGGTGCAACTGCGCTTCTTCAAGCTGACCCCGAAGACCAAACCGGACGACGTGACCCAGATCCGCTTCATCTGCGAACCTGACGAGGCCTTTGGCCTGGCGCTGATGATCGGCCAGGTGGCAGCCTCATCGGCCCCGTGCAAGGAAAAGCTCGCCCCCCACAAGTTTGCGGGCGGCGAGCAGGGGGCGGAGACGGTGACCACCCTTTCCGTGGAAAAGTGGGAGCGGGGCGGCAAGAGCGGCTATGCCCTCACCGTGGGCCGCGGCAAGGATTTCATCAGCGTGCCGGTCCCCTTGGGCAAGTTCCTCTTCGCCGGGGAGTTCCTCAAGTCCCTGGCCGTGGAGCAGTGCTGGGTGGAGCGGCCGGAGAAGAAGCACTAACAGGTTGTTGAAAAACAGCCATCTAGCGCCGTCCTCGAAAGCT
Encoded proteins:
- a CDS encoding secondary thiamine-phosphate synthase enzyme YjbQ gives rise to the protein MKSHRKELWFETHKRRELRNITGDVAECLRASGIREGLVLCNAMHITASVFINDDESGLHQDFEEWLEGLAPEKPYSRYRHNGYEDNADAHLKRTIMGREVVVAVTDGKLDLGPWEQIFYGEFDGMRKKRVLVKIIGE